The Trypanosoma brucei gambiense DAL972 chromosome 10, complete sequence genome has a segment encoding these proteins:
- a CDS encoding ubiquitin/ribosomal protein S27a, putative, producing the protein MMLYFCCLLCTCLLLDKGSMLVFVKLAGGKTTAVQTAADDTVASVRAKAGLGENDLLFYGGECLCDGALLCDYALKRESTIQAMLPVEGGKGKKKKKKVFTKPKKPIHRHKLEKMRALKYFKVTENDDGSFKVERTRDECPNPNCGAGVFMAQHKGRKYCGKCHLTYTMK; encoded by the coding sequence ATGATGctatatttttgttgcttaCTATGTACTTGCTTATTATTGGACAAAGGAAGCATGCTGGTTTTCGTCAAGTTGGCTGGCGGTAAGACAACCGCTGTACAAACGGCCGCCGACGACACCGTGGCGAGCGTCAGGGCGAAGGCAGGTCTAGGTGAGAATGATCTCCTCTTCTACGGCGGTGAGTGCCTGTGCGACGGTGCATTGCTGTGCGACTACGCGCTGAAGCGGGAGAGCACCATCCAGGCGATGCTCCCGGTGGAGGGTGGTAAgggcaagaaaaagaagaagaaggtttTCACGAAGCCGAAGAAACCCATTCACCGTCACAAACTCGAGAAGATGCGTGCGTTGAAGTACTTCAAAGTCACGGAGAACGACGACGGCTCATTCAAGGTGGAACGCACGCGTGACGAGTGTCCGAACCCGAACTGTGGCGCTGGCGTCTTCATGGCGCAGCACAAGGGACGAAAGTACTGTGGTAAGTGTCACCTGACGTACACCATGAAGTAA